Proteins found in one Clostridium kluyveri DSM 555 genomic segment:
- a CDS encoding phage portal protein, with the protein MGLKSFIKSVKLKLLNPKGEQMRISGGAATSTYQLDSSQVDYELARQLYQNNNDDYKLGAPFVRPIINSTVGFMGVPHFDCADESAQEILDDFILDNTSQMLKTHTDALKLGDSYVWITREEVANPLYPDKPNRLVYNFIPPEQIKDILLDPTTGEPTAYILKSHQEWQDIEGNKFKCDITQAITATERTIQITGDTPEGIQAGTIPNPWGFIPIVHFKNEPDETLKYGQSDIEPIEPLLKAYHDVMLHALKGSKMHSTPKLKMKLKDVKSFLANNFGVEDPVKFAKDGGKINLDGHEVLFMASDEDAGFVEVNSATGDAKVLLSLLFYCIVDVSEVPEFVFGVHTPSALASVKEQMPIMANKIRRKREQFTEQWRILARMVLIMSAQSAGGNFASYDVTLGWDEVTPKDNKESAETLNYIATALETAITGGFISVESAANFLSGYVDTMSDYISSDEGIVGEREKIIKDKMLNFRMQDSGGLDDEKKKLDDEINNLSTQEGTVNE; encoded by the coding sequence ATGGGGTTAAAGTCTTTTATTAAAAGTGTAAAATTGAAACTGCTGAATCCGAAAGGTGAGCAGATGCGTATATCTGGTGGAGCTGCTACATCAACATATCAATTGGATAGTTCACAGGTGGATTATGAACTTGCAAGGCAATTATATCAGAATAATAATGACGACTATAAATTGGGTGCTCCTTTTGTAAGACCTATAATAAATTCCACTGTAGGTTTTATGGGGGTACCTCACTTTGACTGTGCAGATGAATCAGCACAGGAGATTCTTGATGATTTTATTCTTGATAATACCTCGCAGATGCTTAAGACACATACTGATGCCTTGAAACTTGGTGACAGCTATGTATGGATTACAAGGGAAGAGGTTGCCAATCCACTATACCCCGATAAACCTAATAGATTGGTTTATAATTTTATCCCTCCAGAGCAAATTAAGGATATATTACTTGACCCTACCACAGGGGAACCAACCGCATATATTTTAAAAAGCCATCAGGAATGGCAGGACATAGAGGGCAATAAATTTAAATGTGATATCACTCAAGCCATAACAGCTACTGAAAGGACTATACAAATAACAGGAGATACTCCAGAAGGTATACAAGCAGGTACAATACCTAATCCTTGGGGTTTCATTCCTATAGTGCATTTTAAAAATGAACCTGATGAAACACTAAAGTATGGGCAGAGTGATATTGAACCTATAGAACCATTACTAAAAGCCTATCATGATGTTATGCTTCATGCATTAAAGGGAAGCAAAATGCATAGTACTCCTAAATTGAAGATGAAACTTAAGGATGTTAAAAGTTTCTTGGCCAATAATTTTGGAGTTGAAGATCCAGTAAAGTTTGCAAAAGATGGTGGAAAAATAAACTTAGATGGACATGAGGTCTTATTTATGGCATCTGATGAAGATGCAGGATTTGTAGAGGTTAATAGTGCCACAGGTGATGCAAAGGTACTGTTAAGCCTCTTATTTTATTGTATTGTTGATGTTAGTGAAGTCCCTGAATTTGTATTTGGGGTACATACTCCAAGTGCTCTTGCCAGTGTAAAAGAGCAGATGCCTATAATGGCCAATAAGATAAGGCGTAAGAGGGAACAATTCACTGAACAATGGCGTATACTTGCAAGGATGGTACTCATAATGTCTGCTCAATCTGCAGGTGGTAATTTTGCAAGTTATGATGTTACCTTGGGGTGGGATGAAGTCACTCCTAAGGATAATAAGGAAAGTGCTGAAACTCTTAACTATATTGCAACTGCCCTTGAAACTGCGATTACAGGAGGATTTATTTCAGTGGAATCTGCTGCTAATTTCCTTTCAGGGTATGTTGATACCATGAGTGATTACATATCTAGTGATGAGGGTATAGTTGGTGAAAGGGAAAAGATAATTAAAGATAAGATGCTCAACTTTAGGATGCAGGATTCAGGCGGCCTTGATGATGAAAAGAAAAAGCTTGATGATGAAATAAATAATTTAAGTACTCAGGAGGGTACTGTAAATGAGTAA
- a CDS encoding PBSX family phage terminase large subunit — protein sequence MSYKYSPKQKDVVKKLLNNQMGFINILEGSVRSGKTFIVNLAWTLFILNSPYDKFLMSGESTDSLYRNVIGDMIYILGQNKASYQDSSKGGAQLIINYDGRTKICYCRGGSKANDEGKIRGITIGGWMADEITLHHESFVKQALSRMSLKGAKAFWTTNPDSPYHYIRTEYIDKCKENEYCHWHFDLDDNLTLSEEYKENIKKAYSGLFYDRFIKGLWVMADGVIYPGFDEKKHCISIDEVPRDNLIFYIPCDYGITNPHVYLKAAVRLYEHIPHIFIVDEYYNKGDGGSPKTDNLFLSDYKDFAKGIKPRNVIIDPSATSLINLFRQDGISVLEADNTVIDGISNVTTWLNDERIHIVKNRCPNLIKEFESYIWDDKAQKHGEDKPLKQNDHAMDALRYLIQTLYPVSSSDLSLLKGVRIWG from the coding sequence ATGAGTTATAAATATTCTCCTAAACAAAAGGATGTTGTGAAGAAATTATTAAATAATCAAATGGGCTTTATTAATATTCTTGAAGGAAGTGTAAGGAGTGGTAAAACATTTATAGTAAATCTAGCATGGACTTTATTTATACTGAATTCTCCGTATGATAAATTTCTCATGTCAGGTGAAAGCACTGATTCATTATATAGAAATGTTATAGGAGATATGATATATATTCTTGGCCAAAATAAAGCGTCTTATCAGGATAGTTCTAAAGGTGGAGCCCAACTTATAATAAATTATGATGGCAGAACAAAAATATGTTACTGCAGAGGAGGCTCCAAAGCAAATGACGAGGGGAAGATAAGAGGTATCACTATTGGTGGATGGATGGCTGATGAAATAACGCTGCATCATGAGAGTTTCGTTAAACAAGCATTATCAAGAATGAGTTTAAAAGGCGCAAAGGCTTTTTGGACAACTAATCCAGATAGTCCTTATCACTATATAAGAACTGAATATATTGATAAGTGCAAGGAGAATGAATATTGCCATTGGCACTTTGATTTAGATGATAATTTAACTTTAAGTGAGGAATATAAGGAAAATATAAAAAAAGCTTATTCGGGATTATTTTATGATCGATTTATCAAAGGGTTATGGGTAATGGCAGATGGAGTTATATACCCTGGATTTGATGAGAAAAAGCATTGTATATCAATAGATGAGGTTCCTAGAGACAATTTAATATTTTATATCCCATGCGATTATGGGATAACAAATCCCCACGTGTATTTGAAAGCCGCAGTTAGGTTGTATGAACATATACCACATATATTCATAGTTGATGAATATTATAACAAAGGTGATGGCGGTAGCCCTAAGACAGATAATTTATTCCTATCGGATTACAAAGATTTTGCTAAAGGTATAAAACCTAGAAACGTAATAATAGACCCATCAGCTACATCACTAATTAACTTATTTAGACAAGATGGAATATCCGTACTTGAAGCAGATAATACCGTAATAGATGGAATAAGTAATGTAACGACATGGCTCAATGATGAAAGAATTCATATAGTTAAGAACAGGTGTCCTAATCTCATAAAAGAATTTGAGTCTTATATATGGGATGATAAAGCACAAAAACATGGTGAGGATAAACCATTAAAGCAGAATGACCATGCTATGGATGCACTTAGATATTTAATCCAAACATTGTATCCAGTATCAAGTAGTGATTTATCTTTATTGAAAGGGGTGAGAATATGGGGTTAA
- the terS gene encoding phage terminase small subunit, with protein sequence MPRQRSPNRDKAKQMYLESGKTLLCKDIAKVLNVSESQVRNWKAQDNWDNKNKVAQSNGNSCATKRKKGGQPQNKNSKGHVSSVPKGNKNAESHGFFSKIFPPETMEVVQDIMIKNPLDMLWENIIIQYTAIARSQRIMDVKSKEEMIKELKKSKVKTKDRSTQKTSTNESEKEFEYEFQFAWDRQATFLKAQSRAMAELRSLIKQHDEMVHNNPDMATEEQRLRMEKLRAEVEKVKNPDKDKGNDGVLKEMLEGLKNEL encoded by the coding sequence ATGCCGAGACAGAGAAGCCCGAACCGGGATAAAGCTAAACAAATGTACTTAGAATCGGGTAAAACACTATTATGTAAGGATATAGCAAAGGTTTTAAATGTTTCCGAAAGTCAGGTTAGAAATTGGAAAGCTCAGGATAATTGGGACAATAAAAATAAAGTTGCGCAATCAAACGGGAATAGTTGCGCAACTAAACGAAAAAAGGGCGGCCAACCACAAAATAAGAATTCAAAAGGTCATGTGAGCAGCGTACCAAAGGGAAACAAAAACGCTGAATCCCATGGCTTTTTTTCTAAGATTTTTCCGCCTGAAACAATGGAGGTGGTGCAGGATATTATGATTAAAAATCCTTTGGATATGCTCTGGGAAAATATAATAATTCAATATACGGCCATAGCAAGGTCTCAGAGAATTATGGATGTTAAGAGTAAAGAGGAAATGATTAAGGAACTTAAAAAGTCCAAGGTTAAGACTAAAGATAGAAGCACGCAGAAAACTTCCACTAATGAATCAGAAAAAGAATTTGAATATGAGTTCCAATTTGCATGGGACAGACAAGCCACATTCCTTAAAGCTCAATCAAGGGCTATGGCAGAGTTAAGGAGCCTTATCAAGCAACATGATGAGATGGTTCATAACAACCCAGACATGGCAACAGAAGAACAGAGGTTGAGGATGGAAAAGCTTAGGGCTGAGGTGGAGAAGGTTAAAAATCCTGATAAGGATAAAGGAAATGATGGAGTATTAAAAGAGATGCTGGAAGGTTTGAAAAATGAGTTATAA
- a CDS encoding NACHT domain-containing protein, which yields MEEFTKIAVTAGISEMIKLVISTYIKPRLELLNINNKLGFEDKFNEYMERSYNSNLYMNTIAFKNQQKTIDDLYIPLNVSKCSTNNKDNVRICIDRYHDNFVPHYSKVLLVDSAGMGKSTILKYLYLSIIKENKGIPVLIELRKLKVDTSIIDFIVSEINGIKEYFSKKEILDLIEEGGFVFFFDGYDEIIDENKKEVTENLQNFISKTSTTKNLSNNFVISSRDENALSCFSDFQRFDIKALTKKEAYELICKYDNNGELSKELIRSLNGEENLRIIDEFLVNPLMVSLLYIAFQYKRVVPYKKQIFYRQVYDALFQDHDRTKGGAYVHPKNSKLDIEDFHRVLRILGFITLSKGISYCKEELIKIVNKAKSMAVGIQFKANDFIYDIVHAVPIFIKDGVEYRWIHKSFQEYFAASYICYDSKEKQDVYLWTMIQGEKISKYYNVLDFCYDIDYKEFRKAIVYPIIKEFIEYYDSSYTDKKYESYDRRVLDIRKNINFIYDEVYIGFFDKDKSGKRYISSDIFEQWDKSRLSKRRIIHTKYFNMAIGCYSKDKDLDVLIDLLTSKNSSIVKRVRSEDDLIDLYRSVESFDSDKYILSIENENTTNEEETFGLLNEFLIVFNHSNKINLSREKYIFNYDECVKLKNQIEEESSFEEDIFL from the coding sequence ATGGAAGAATTTACAAAGATAGCAGTTACTGCTGGTATAAGTGAAATGATAAAATTAGTTATAAGTACATATATAAAGCCGCGGCTAGAACTACTAAATATTAATAATAAATTGGGCTTTGAAGATAAATTTAATGAATATATGGAGCGTTCGTATAATAGCAATTTATATATGAATACTATTGCTTTTAAAAATCAGCAAAAGACTATAGATGATTTATACATACCATTAAATGTATCAAAATGTTCAACAAATAATAAAGATAATGTTAGAATTTGTATAGATAGATATCATGATAATTTTGTACCACATTATAGCAAAGTTTTATTGGTAGATAGTGCTGGAATGGGGAAATCAACTATATTAAAATATTTATATCTGAGTATTATAAAAGAAAATAAGGGTATTCCGGTGTTAATAGAACTAAGAAAATTAAAAGTAGATACTTCTATAATTGATTTTATTGTTAGTGAAATTAATGGCATAAAAGAATATTTTAGTAAAAAGGAGATTTTAGATTTAATTGAAGAAGGTGGTTTCGTGTTTTTCTTTGATGGATATGATGAGATAATAGATGAAAACAAGAAAGAAGTTACAGAAAATCTACAAAATTTCATATCAAAAACTTCAACTACAAAAAATTTGAGTAATAATTTTGTGATATCATCTAGAGATGAAAATGCTCTCAGTTGTTTTTCAGATTTTCAAAGGTTTGATATAAAAGCATTAACTAAAAAGGAAGCATACGAATTAATTTGTAAATATGACAATAATGGAGAACTATCAAAAGAATTAATAAGAAGTCTTAATGGTGAAGAAAATTTAAGAATAATTGATGAATTTTTGGTAAATCCTTTAATGGTTTCATTACTTTATATAGCTTTTCAATATAAAAGGGTAGTTCCTTACAAAAAACAAATATTTTATAGGCAAGTATATGATGCTTTATTTCAGGATCATGATAGAACTAAAGGAGGAGCCTATGTACATCCTAAAAATAGCAAACTTGATATAGAGGATTTTCATAGGGTGCTTAGAATATTAGGATTTATTACATTAAGCAAAGGGATAAGTTATTGCAAGGAGGAGCTTATTAAAATAGTAAATAAAGCGAAATCAATGGCGGTAGGAATACAGTTTAAAGCAAATGATTTCATTTATGATATTGTTCATGCTGTTCCGATATTTATAAAAGATGGCGTTGAATATAGATGGATTCACAAGTCATTTCAAGAATATTTTGCGGCGAGTTATATTTGCTATGATTCAAAGGAGAAACAAGATGTGTATTTATGGACAATGATACAAGGAGAAAAAATATCTAAGTATTATAATGTATTAGATTTTTGTTATGATATAGATTATAAGGAGTTTAGAAAAGCAATAGTTTATCCAATTATAAAAGAGTTTATTGAATATTATGATAGTTCGTATACAGACAAAAAATATGAGAGTTATGATAGACGAGTGTTGGATATAAGAAAAAATATAAATTTTATTTATGATGAAGTTTATATAGGATTTTTTGATAAAGATAAATCGGGAAAAAGGTATATAAGCAGTGATATTTTTGAACAATGGGATAAGTCTAGGTTAAGTAAACGTCGCATTATACACACTAAGTATTTTAATATGGCAATTGGATGCTATAGCAAAGATAAAGATTTGGATGTGCTGATAGATTTATTGACTAGCAAAAATTCTTCTATAGTAAAGAGGGTTAGAAGTGAAGATGATTTAATTGATTTATATAGATCTGTTGAAAGTTTTGATAGTGATAAATATATATTAAGTATAGAAAATGAAAATACCACAAATGAAGAAGAAACTTTTGGTCTGCTTAATGAATTTTTAATTGTTTTCAACCATAGTAATAAGATTAATCTATCACGTGAAAAATATATATTCAATTACGATGAATGTGTTAAACTGAAGAATCAAATTGAAGAAGAATCTAGTTTTGAAGAAGATATATTTTTATAG
- a CDS encoding DUF2188 domain-containing protein, translating into MGKNQHVTYNKDDNTWNVKGEGNSKATKITNTKQEAVNIARKIANNQDSELVIHGKDNKIQSKDSHRHDPFPPKG; encoded by the coding sequence GTGGGTAAAAATCAACATGTTACTTATAATAAAGATGATAACACTTGGAATGTAAAAGGTGAAGGCAATTCTAAAGCAACTAAAATTACCAACACCAAACAAGAAGCTGTTAATATTGCTAGGAAAATAGCCAATAATCAAGATTCAGAATTAGTTATCCATGGAAAGGATAATAAAATCCAATCCAAGGATAGCCACAGACATGATCCTTTTCCACCAAAAGGTTAA
- a CDS encoding helix-turn-helix transcriptional regulator yields MKFKEFNLVKIKHVHFYGLGELYSFLGADDLRAVLNKEEVKILYLDGLTAPEIARKLNIKKDTVEKCIQRNFSNLKCEHRVALTCRREVVKAVNYEANKYIGDSAFVKKNRSIYKTNPDGDIVINKEVAPVVTWDTPRRLANENKVKF; encoded by the coding sequence ATGAAATTCAAAGAATTCAATTTGGTAAAAATAAAACATGTCCACTTTTATGGTTTGGGTGAACTATATTCTTTTTTAGGAGCTGATGATTTGAGAGCTGTGTTAAATAAAGAAGAAGTTAAGATTTTGTATTTAGATGGGTTAACAGCCCCTGAGATTGCTAGAAAATTAAATATTAAAAAAGATACTGTAGAAAAATGCATCCAAAGAAATTTTAGTAATTTAAAATGTGAACATAGGGTTGCCTTAACATGTAGACGAGAGGTGGTAAAGGCAGTTAACTATGAAGCAAATAAATATATAGGTGATAGTGCGTTTGTAAAAAAGAATAGGTCTATATATAAAACGAATCCTGACGGGGATATAGTAATAAATAAAGAGGTTGCTCCTGTAGTTACATGGGACACTCCGAGAAGATTGGCAAATGAAAATAAAGTTAAATTTTAA
- a CDS encoding DnaJ domain-containing protein, with protein sequence MNANEAFKVLGMEKKFPISEEQLSKAYRAKAKEVHPDITGKDEEMKKVNEAHEWLKNNLAKVNKANTPNEANTKNESGNNLNILDIAADDFVKRYEMAFTREMKRKTIYDFLNTVDKIKLFRNVK encoded by the coding sequence ATGAATGCCAATGAAGCCTTTAAGGTTTTAGGAATGGAAAAAAAGTTTCCGATATCAGAAGAACAGCTTTCAAAAGCATATAGAGCTAAAGCAAAAGAGGTTCATCCTGATATTACAGGGAAAGATGAAGAAATGAAAAAAGTTAATGAGGCTCATGAATGGTTAAAAAATAATTTAGCAAAAGTCAATAAAGCAAATACACCCAATGAAGCAAATACAAAAAATGAAAGTGGAAATAATCTTAACATATTAGATATTGCAGCAGATGATTTTGTTAAGCGTTATGAAATGGCCTTTACAAGAGAAATGAAAAGGAAAACCATATATGATTTTTTAAATACGGTAGATAAGATAAAGCTTTTTAGAAATGTTAAATAG
- a CDS encoding MazG-like family protein, producing the protein MNTLKLKLMVLRKLIDRKGNKIDHRTMTWQDWKKKVLEEAGELCEALSSGDKKKIMEEVLDVIQVGIGILAKLFRENFDIVQGFHRHNKKLVDRGCEACAEVNFNASRK; encoded by the coding sequence GTGAACACATTGAAACTAAAGCTAATGGTGCTTAGAAAACTAATAGACCGCAAAGGTAATAAAATAGACCACAGGACAATGACCTGGCAGGATTGGAAAAAGAAAGTTTTGGAGGAAGCAGGAGAGCTGTGTGAAGCTCTCTCCTCTGGAGATAAGAAAAAGATAATGGAAGAGGTGCTGGACGTTATTCAGGTGGGTATAGGAATCTTGGCCAAGCTTTTTAGAGAGAATTTTGACATAGTCCAGGGATTCCATAGGCATAATAAAAAGTTGGTTGACAGGGGTTGTGAGGCTTGTGCAGAGGTTAATTTTAATGCAAGTAGGAAGTAG
- a CDS encoding putative metallopeptidase — MPRIKIIDDRTGHVREIECSGFNLQYVQSTGNGVIQKIRELNNGKYDSRHWIKNEFYAPLAQKIKDKFKEKVPEFTSVNINKILFIEDTDYMGDELKRDDDVMWIKKAPKQLTILTGYEFIIESREFWTERISKEQIIALIYSCLKQIDGDKLRTPDVKG; from the coding sequence ATGCCTAGAATAAAGATAATTGATGACCGCACTGGACATGTGAGAGAAATAGAATGTTCGGGATTTAATTTGCAGTATGTTCAGTCCACTGGAAATGGGGTAATACAAAAGATAAGAGAATTGAATAACGGAAAATATGATTCTAGACATTGGATAAAGAATGAATTCTATGCTCCTCTAGCTCAAAAAATAAAAGACAAGTTCAAAGAGAAGGTTCCTGAATTTACAAGTGTAAATATAAATAAGATTTTATTCATTGAGGATACGGACTATATGGGAGATGAATTAAAGCGTGATGATGATGTCATGTGGATTAAGAAAGCTCCAAAGCAGCTTACAATTCTTACAGGTTATGAATTCATCATTGAAAGCAGAGAATTCTGGACGGAGAGAATCTCTAAAGAACAGATAATTGCGTTGATTTATAGCTGCCTAAAGCAAATAGATGGGGACAAACTAAGAACACCTGATGTAAAAGGATAG
- a CDS encoding DUF1064 domain-containing protein: MRSKYNAKKSMVDGITFDSKDEARYYEYLKKLKAKGEIENFELQPKFTLIPAFEYKGKKERPATYTLDFLIYNLDGTETYIDVKGDSTPQGELKFKMLKYLHPTMDFRWVSRSLKYSESGWIDFKELKKRRRESKKNA, encoded by the coding sequence ATGAGAAGTAAATATAATGCTAAAAAATCAATGGTTGACGGAATAACCTTTGATTCTAAAGATGAAGCCAGGTATTATGAATATCTGAAAAAACTTAAGGCCAAAGGTGAAATAGAAAATTTTGAATTGCAGCCTAAGTTTACTCTTATACCGGCTTTTGAATATAAGGGCAAAAAGGAAAGACCGGCTACGTATACTTTGGATTTTTTAATATACAACCTTGATGGTACGGAAACTTATATTGATGTTAAGGGTGATAGTACACCACAAGGAGAGCTTAAATTTAAAATGCTTAAATATCTTCATCCAACTATGGATTTCAGGTGGGTTTCAAGAAGCCTGAAGTACAGTGAAAGTGGCTGGATAGACTTCAAGGAGTTGAAGAAAAGAAGAAGGGAGAGTAAGAAAAATGCCTAG
- a CDS encoding DUF6877 family protein: protein MRIEIKSMEDLNRNLNKLPIQAIEDINKRITDWMSGEGSSIDDPYIKQQLRYAENLVNRR from the coding sequence GTGAGGATAGAAATTAAATCCATGGAAGATTTGAATAGAAATTTAAACAAGTTGCCAATTCAAGCTATAGAGGATATAAATAAAAGAATTACCGATTGGATGAGTGGAGAAGGAAGTAGCATTGATGATCCATACATTAAGCAGCAGCTTAGATATGCGGAAAATCTGGTGAATAGAAGGTGA
- a CDS encoding DNA adenine methylase produces MKLKNLTNIKWIGGKHGKEERYLELMPKHKIFADCTFGSGAVTFYKSVKSPAKITVVNDKNDELINYMLVLRDRPEELFHACDGLPYSEALYKKYKWDPLPEDSLERAVRFFYKMRLTFSGGGHKYRNGLGLSKTQDKAGTYRSAVNLIPKMAQIIKTWNILCRDFQEVIDFYDTEDTLFFLDPPYVGYENIYAGGFQPEDHLRLRRRLEKIKGKAMVCYYPDPLIDELYSGWYRVEYNTASQIEVRSDGDKCPVRTELILMNYKPQVEEQMKIV; encoded by the coding sequence GTGAAACTTAAGAATTTAACCAACATAAAGTGGATTGGCGGCAAACATGGCAAGGAAGAACGGTACCTGGAGCTTATGCCTAAACATAAAATATTTGCGGACTGTACTTTTGGAAGTGGGGCTGTGACTTTTTACAAGAGTGTTAAGTCTCCGGCCAAAATAACAGTTGTCAATGATAAAAATGATGAGCTTATAAACTACATGCTTGTTTTAAGGGATAGACCGGAAGAATTATTTCATGCATGTGATGGGCTGCCATACAGTGAAGCTCTTTATAAAAAATACAAATGGGACCCCCTACCTGAGGACAGTTTAGAGAGAGCTGTCAGGTTCTTCTACAAGATGCGATTGACATTCTCAGGAGGAGGCCACAAGTATAGAAATGGATTGGGACTTTCAAAGACTCAGGACAAGGCTGGGACTTACAGGTCCGCAGTTAACTTAATACCTAAGATGGCCCAAATAATCAAGACATGGAATATACTCTGCAGGGATTTTCAGGAGGTAATTGATTTCTACGATACGGAAGATACATTGTTCTTCCTGGACCCACCCTATGTAGGCTATGAAAATATTTATGCAGGTGGATTTCAACCAGAGGACCATTTGAGGCTAAGAAGGAGACTTGAAAAAATAAAAGGCAAAGCCATGGTTTGTTATTATCCGGATCCATTGATTGATGAATTATATTCCGGATGGTACAGGGTTGAATACAATACAGCTTCACAGATTGAGGTCAGAAGTGATGGAGACAAGTGTCCGGTCCGGACTGAATTAATTCTCATGAACTATAAGCCTCAGGTAGAGGAGCAGATGAAAATTGTTTGA
- the dnaB gene encoding replicative DNA helicase, with protein sequence MTALPSSIEAERGVIGTILNNNQAMDIALELITPEDFYRENHKVIFKALVNLHEKNAAMDLLTVSEQLKDGLKEIGGITYLSQLMGAYTPTSNVKEYALIVKDKSNKRKIIKIANEMMLDACNNSSVDDILNKAESKILDINSYKDSEIVTAKTVAMNAYEKIEENYNKGGGLAGLATGIKSIDNMTGGLEPGDYVILAARPSMGKSAMMLEISENVAKQGKSVLVFSLEMTKEKLMNRLFSSLTKIPLERIKTGELTSPEWNKLASAANFICQQKLYFDDKGGQTVNEIRSKSRKAKLQYDLDLIVIDYIGKIQGQGENRNQELSRISDALKNLAKELKIPIVVLCQLSRAPEARSDHRPMLSDLRESGSIEQDADIVIMLYRDEYYNAETEEKNIMEAIVTKSRDGKTGTVKLYWDGNTQRIRELDYVHEGSYNPEIFGRGE encoded by the coding sequence GTGACAGCTTTGCCAAGTAGTATTGAGGCCGAAAGGGGAGTTATAGGCACTATACTAAACAATAATCAGGCCATGGACATAGCTCTGGAATTAATTACGCCTGAAGATTTTTACAGAGAAAATCACAAGGTGATATTTAAAGCTCTAGTGAATTTGCATGAAAAAAATGCAGCTATGGACCTGTTAACAGTGAGTGAGCAGCTGAAAGACGGGCTGAAAGAAATCGGGGGAATTACTTACCTGTCACAGCTTATGGGAGCCTACACTCCGACTTCAAACGTAAAAGAGTACGCCTTGATAGTAAAAGACAAAAGCAATAAAAGAAAAATAATAAAAATAGCCAATGAAATGATGCTGGATGCCTGCAATAACTCTAGTGTGGATGATATTTTAAATAAAGCAGAAAGTAAGATTCTGGATATAAACAGCTATAAGGATTCAGAGATAGTCACGGCCAAGACAGTTGCTATGAATGCCTATGAAAAAATAGAAGAAAATTACAATAAGGGCGGAGGATTGGCAGGCCTGGCAACTGGCATAAAGTCCATAGATAACATGACTGGAGGACTGGAACCAGGGGACTACGTGATACTTGCGGCAAGACCCAGCATGGGTAAAAGTGCCATGATGCTTGAAATATCTGAAAACGTGGCAAAACAGGGTAAGTCAGTGTTGGTATTTAGTCTTGAAATGACCAAAGAAAAACTGATGAACAGATTGTTTTCAAGTCTGACAAAAATACCACTTGAGAGAATAAAGACCGGAGAATTGACTTCACCTGAGTGGAATAAACTTGCTAGTGCTGCCAATTTCATATGCCAGCAGAAATTATACTTTGACGATAAAGGTGGCCAGACGGTAAATGAAATACGTTCCAAATCCCGAAAAGCCAAGCTGCAATATGACCTGGATTTAATCGTAATAGACTACATTGGGAAAATACAGGGACAGGGTGAAAACAGGAATCAGGAATTAAGCAGGATATCAGATGCACTAAAGAATCTGGCTAAAGAACTAAAAATACCAATTGTAGTTTTATGCCAGTTATCTCGTGCACCGGAGGCCAGATCGGACCATAGACCTATGCTTTCGGATCTAAGAGAATCAGGGTCAATAGAACAGGATGCAGATATAGTTATTATGCTGTACAGGGATGAATACTATAACGCAGAAACAGAGGAAAAAAATATCATGGAAGCTATTGTAACTAAGAGCAGGGATGGAAAGACAGGAACTGTTAAATTGTATTGGGATGGCAATACCCAGAGGATTAGAGAACTGGACTATGTTCATGAGGGGAGTTATAACCCTGAAATATTTGGAAGAGGGGAATAG